The Watersipora subatra chromosome 1, tzWatSuba1.1, whole genome shotgun sequence genome has a window encoding:
- the LOC137387823 gene encoding cadherin-87A-like: MINNYVLSFVLFTRLIIRLILIFLYLFTGSFAQLVNSPPEFASSPSSFDVNENEKDKILTTLRATDPDGDPISFNIDIDDYFKIEAVDANTVNVVSTRGIDYERNSQIEFAVTATDENSNSMTRKDISVNVRDTNDNTPLFAQGGSSSFVIAEAEEVGYRLRNAFTVTDADTGSNAETDISCYVDPSSEESREACNTFDLEPRQVSNGNYSVDIVIKTPLDFETKRSYIMTVEAINTASPFNLTRKNFVINILDSQDRLPVFLRAPYSPSPWEELAVGSVIDVVSIRDGDREAQPPRRIVLDLLNDTRGWLDLSPLQNNSGIFESNLTVRSRMDREEFHQQAVYTVAIKGSELFPNGSIDETASTLSYITVQIFDINDNAPEFYTGALSDERLIAPLVLDVEEGLGVNTNLPGFLLSVIDIDIPPNNQFSVEMTGFGSDTFQLSPQYGTGSAVLSLAVKKEANLDFEKPEYRYMELIITARDTSESVNLTRSATVVINLLDVNDNSPYFEQGVYTQLVNPDVQPGSLLLTVTATDPDSGVFGRLTYTIDASDIVRIDNETGSIYLVSDPSENAGARFEFELLVTDGGGRFSTAVFVVNFDSEFPYGPRFDSHIYNASVYENRTMFLEQPVRVRATSSLTAIDEDSEIVTYRIIAGNTADDAFQLHPSSGVLTLRRPLLKQDGRQFDLTIEASDGQLNDTAKIVVILLDSNDYTPRFQSDTYRKRIPESTPIGSNVVNISVTDEDDSDEPGGQITFMIISGDNSQRFYVNPLTGEMTVNSGLDYDAENNFAIQVKAEDGGVPRRSATATVYIELTDINNKLPRFYTNPYIQYLSESTPIGSKVIQVNAFDLDTGSELRYDILPGNFTATDQFGISVDPANFDFMNAFAINSLNGEITTRLPFDENIVSRISFVVRARDIQGEEPRLQEGFAQVQITIREDGVGTPLFLNEPWTLTNPRIVVNVSEESTGLILRLVAVDSETGEVISTFREVAGDPDNFFNVEINGEVHLLKELDYEELEYEEMFIKKKEIVVEAVTASGQASSATLQVNVIDINDNMPVFSRDTYIFSLREQTYHQDTPFDFLSATDADKDTTLYYKLTGQYSYLFYIDDQHNIGVRNGTVIDAELTDQYDLQVEVSDDLQGGHTTSTTVTIIVTNTNEHPPVCLQPTSTFFVPKTAGLGTIFGQILASDADLGDAVRYNLISDDFRIDSTRGTLYTAVSMAYAQQSIYQLTVTLRDSISPYKEAQCQLTIVVTEEQPSNFIFSVPEYEGDSYSLQEESPKNVTIVIVEVRNPDYTRPTGVVYSLANTTDSKYFGIDPETGRVYVNYELDREHQQVYELIVVAHSGRLEASRKFYINLSDVDDNGPDFSCHGMPDPLILSVAEQETNAEKVIGQVLACDPDDYPNNKIYYYLVSCEDGSSTDQWERFSIDIETGEISVNSATVDYEESKQHVICVNASSSRVDASVWSVQRKVIVDVVDINDHELYFTHTSVSAVITANVGTGQTVVMIEATDEDDIAAGELTYEIVSIEYIRGDLTVSGSQNETIRSAFSIDRLNGKVATNLPNYISLVGGRFLLKIKAQTTIESADMTLIIFVNDPNEQLILVIDRSPEEVSTFIDDFFSDLNEIHNVVFVIQHIEYHSINNTQQTDLNMTDIYFYVVDEDGNLVNSSYVEEILQAGYNARQDELFADSDVVTGGSKYSRQTSRVEMVSWADLEWIWLLILISACMLFIDAIILICCLFYFHDKYITTPPRKNLQPLYVK, encoded by the exons ATAAAATCTTGACAACATTGCGAGCTACAGACCCTGATGGTGATCCTATCAGTTTTAACATAGACATCGATGACTACTTTAAAATTGAAGCAGTGGATGCCAACACAGTGAATGTGGTGTCTACTCGAGGAATAGACTATGAACGGAACTCTCAGATAGAGTTTGCTGTGACAGCAACTGATGAGAACAGCAATAGTATG ACAAGAAAGGATATTTCTGTTAATGTCAGGGACACCAATGATAATACGCCACTCTTTGCTCAAGGAGGCAGCAGCTCATTCGTTATAGCGGAG GCAGAGGAAGTTGGTTATCGACTGCGTAATGCTTTCACGGTTACCGATGCTGATACTGGCAGCAACGCTGAGACCGACATCTCCTGCTACGTTGATCCTTCATCTGAGGAG TCTCGTGAGGCGTGCAACACATTCGACCTTGAACCTCGACAGGTCAGCAATGGCAACTATTCAGTGGATATTGTAATTAAAACTCCTCTTGATTTTGAGACAAAAAGGAGCTACATAATGACTGTAGAGGCTATCAATACTGCATCACCATTTAATCTTACAAGAAAAAACTTTGTAATCAACATTTTGGACTCTCAAGATCGTCTGCCTGTTTTCCTCAGAGCTCCATATTCTCCAAGTCCTTGGGAAGAACTTGCTGTC GGTTCTGTAATAGATGTCGTTTCAATAAGAGATGGAGATAGAGAGGCCCAACCTCCAAGAAGAATCGTGCTAGATCTACTTAATG ATACAAGAGGATGGCTAGACCTGTCTCCTTTACAAAACAACAGCGGAATATTTGAAAGCAACCTTACTGTCCGGAGTAGAATGGACAGAGAGGAGTTTCACCAGCAGGCTGTTTATACTGTAGCTATTAAG GGGTCAGAGTTGTTCCCAAATGGCTCTATTGATGAGACTGCTTCAACATTATCTTATATAACAGTGCAAATATTCGACATCAATGACAATGCTCCAGAATTTTATACGGGAGCTTTGTCAGATGAGAGACTGATTGCGCCTTTGGTTCTGGATGTTGAAGAAGGTTTAGGTGTCAACACCAACTTGCCTGGCTTTCTTCTGTCTGTCATAGACATCGATATTCCA cCAAACAACCAGTTTAGCGTAGAAATGACAGGCTTTGGCAGTGACACTTTTCAGCTGTCACCGCAATATGGCACTGGTAGTGCGGTGCTCTCATTAGCTGTAAAGAAGGAAGCCAACCTTGACTTTGAAAAACCAGAATATCGCTACATGGAGCTGATT ATAACAGCAAGAGACACTTCTGAGTCTGTTAATCTGACGAGATCGGCCACCGTGGTGATCAACCTACTCGATGTGAATGACAACTCGCCCTACTTTGAACAGGGTGTTTACACTCAGCTAGTGAATCCAGATGTGCAGCCTGGTTCTCTGCTTCTCACCGTTACT GCTACTGATCCGGATAGTGGAGTTTTTGGTAGACTGACCTACACCATAGATGCCTCAGACAT AGTGAGAATTGACAATGAGACGGGGAGCATATATCTTGTGTCTGACCCATCAGAGAATGCCGGGGCTAGGTTTGAGTTTGAGCTACTAGTCACTGATGGTGGAGGCAGATTTTCTACTGCTGTCTTCGTGGTAAACTTTGACAGCGAGTTTCCTTATGGGCCAAGATTTGATAGCCACATTTATAATGCTAGCGTCTATGAGAACAGAACAATGTTTCTTGAGCAGCCAGTGAGAGTCAGG GCCACAAGTTCTCTCACG gctatagacgaggACTCAGAAATTGTTACCTACAGGATCATCGCGGGTAACACGGCTGATGATGCCTTTCAATTGCACCCCAGCAGTGGCGTGCTGACTCTCAGGCGACCATTATTAAAACAAGATGGCCGCCAATTTGATTTGACTATTGAAGCTTCAGATGGCCAGCTTAATGACACAGCGAAGATAGTCGTCATTCTCCTT GACTCCAATGATTATACCCCACGATTTCAGTCTGACACTTACAGGAAGCGTATCCCAGAATCCACACCAATTG GAAGCAATGTTGTCAACATCAGTGTTACTGATGAGGATGACTCGGATGAGCCAGGTGGTCAGATAACATTCATGATAATAAGTGGAGACAACTCTCAACGATTCTATGTAAACCCTCTTACTGGAGAGATGACAGTTAACTCTGGGTTAGATTACGATGCAGAGAACAACTTCGCCATTCAG GTGAAAGCAGAAGATGGTGGGGTACCAAGAAGGTCAGCAACTGCTACTGTCTATATAGAGTTGACAGATATCAATAACAAGCTGCCTCGTTTCTATACCAACCCCTACATACAGTACTTATCTGAGA GCACACCAATTGGATCCAAAGTTATACAAGTAAATGCATTCGACTTGGACACTGGCAGTGAGCTGAGATATGACATTCTCCCTGGAAATTTCACAGCTACAGATCAATTCGGTATATCAGTCGACCCAGCAAACTTTGATTTTATG AATGCCTTTGCAATAAATTCCTTGAATGGGGAGATAACTACTCGCTTACCATTTGATGAAAACATTGTCTCACGCATAAGCTTTGTGGTAAGGGCCAGAGATATCCAGGGAGAAGAACCTCGTCTCCAAGAAGGCTTTG CTCAAGTTCAAATAACTATAAGAGAAGATGGGGTAGGCACACCCTTGTTTCTGAACGAACCATGGACACTCACTAATCCAAGAATAGTGGTGAATGTGAGTGAGGAGAGCACAGGGCTGATACTCCGCCTGGTGGCAGTCGACAGCGAAACTGGAGAGGTCATAAGCACTTTTAGAGAGGTTGCTGGAGATCCTGACAATTTTTTCAATGTTGAGATTAATG GTGAAGTACATCTACTCAAGGAACTGGACTATGAGGAACTTGAGTATGAGGAGATGTTCATTAAAAAGAAGGAGATTGTAGTTGAAGCTGTTACTGCAAGTGGACAGGCTTCTTCCGCTACCCTACAGGTCAATGTGATAGACATCAATGACAATATGCCTGTCTTCAGCAGAGAT ACATATATATTCTCGCTGAGGGAACAGACATACCACCAGGATACTCCATTTGATTTTTTATCAGCGACAGATGCTGATAAAGACACTACACTTTACTATAAACTAACTGGACAATACTCCTATCTGTTCTATATTGATGATCAG CACAATATCGGAGTGAGGAACGGGACAGTAATTGATGCTGAGCTGACAGACCAGTATGATTTACAAGTAGAAGTGTCTGATGACCTTCAAGGAGGTCACACTACTTCAACTACT GTAACAATAATAGTTACCAACACCAATGAGCATCCACCTGTCTGCCTACAACCTACTTCCACATTTTTTGTGCCGAAGACTGCCGGTTTAGGCACCATCTTTGGACAGATATTGGCCAGTGATGCAGACTTGGGAGATGCCGTTAGATACAACCTTATAAGCG ATGATTTTAGGATAGATTCGACTAGAGGTACACTGTACACAGCAGTTTCCATGGCTTATGCCCAACAATCAATCTACCAACTCACTGTCACGCTCAGAGATTCCATATCTCCTTATAAGGAAGCACAGTGTCAACTGACAATCGTAGTGACAGAAGAGCAACCTAGCAACTTTATTTTTAGTGTTCCTGAATATGAAGGAGACAGTTATTCTCTGCAAGAG gaGTCACCAAAAAATGTTACAATAGTAATAGTGGAAGTGAGAAACCCCGACTACACACGCCCAACaggagttgtgtactcattaGCTAACACCACAGATTCCAAATATTTCGGCATAGACCCGGAGACTGGTAGAGTTTATGTAAACTATGAGCTTGACAGAGAACATCAACAAGTCTATGAG CTAATAGTCGTTGCTCACAGTGGCAGACTTGAAGCATCCAGAAAATTCTACATCAATCTCTCCGATGTAGATGACAATGGACCTGATTTTTCATGTCATGGG ATGCCAGACCCTCTGATACTTAGTGTAGCTGAGCAAGAGACTAATGCTGAAAAAGTGATTGGTCAAGTACTAGCCTGTGATCCTGATGATTAtccaaacaataaaatatattactaccTGGTGTCAT GTGAAGATGGCAGTTCTACAGACCAATGGGAAAGATTTTCCATAGACATTGAGACAGGGGAGATATCCGTGAACTCTGCTACAGTTGACTACGAGGAATCTAAGCAACACGTCATCTGTGTCAATGCAAGTTCTAGTAGAGTGGACGCTTCTGTCTGGTCAGTTCAGAGAAAAGTCATTGTTGATGTAGTGGACATCAATGACCATGAACTCTATTTCACTCACACTAGTGTATCAGCTG TGATAACAGCAAATGTGGGTACAGGCCAGACTGTTGTGATGATAGAGGCAACTGATGAAGATGACATCGCTGCCGGAGAACTGACATATGAAATAGTGAGCATCGAGTATATCAGAGGCGACCTGACTGTGTCGGGCAGCCAGAATGAGACTATCCGATCTGCGTTCTCCATTGACAGATTGAATGGAAAG GTGGCGACGAATCTACCAAACTATATCAGCCTGGTCGGTGGAAGAttccttttaaaaataaaagcacAAACTACTATAGAGAGTGCAGACATGACCCTCATT ATATTTGTGAATGATCCAAACGAGCAACTCATACTAGTAATAGATCGGTCTCCAGAGGAGGTCTCTACATTCATTGATGATTTCTTTAG TGACCTCAATGAAATCCACAATGTCGTCTTCGTTATACAGCATATAGAGTACCATTCCATCAATAACACTCAACAAACTGACCTGAACAT GACGGATATTTATTTCTATGTCGTGGATGAAGATGGAAATCTAGTCAACTCAAGCTATGTAGAAGAGATACTGCAGGCAGGGTATAATGCCAGGCAAGATGAGTTGTTCGCTGACTCGGATGTCGTCACAGGAGGCTCTAAATACTCG AGACAGACGAGTCGGGTGGAGATGGTCAGCTGGGCAGACCTAGAATGGATATGGTTGCTGATCCTAATCTCTGCCTGCATGCTGTTTATAGATGCCATCATACTCATATGTTGCCTCTTCTATTTCCATGACAA